From Paenibacillus sp. PK3_47, the proteins below share one genomic window:
- a CDS encoding lasso peptide biosynthesis PqqD family chaperone produces the protein MSTAQVLSLESVLAQREGNIASDMDGEKVMLNVKNGKYYNLGEVGGEIWSALETPSTVSEVAAKIQEIFEVPAETAQQDVLAFLQSLLDEDLVAISGS, from the coding sequence ATGAGTACAGCTCAGGTATTATCCCTTGAATCCGTTCTTGCCCAGCGGGAAGGCAATATCGCAAGCGACATGGACGGCGAAAAAGTAATGCTGAACGTAAAAAACGGCAAGTACTACAATCTTGGTGAGGTCGGCGGAGAAATTTGGTCGGCACTGGAGACCCCTTCTACGGTAAGTGAGGTTGCCGCCAAAATTCAGGAGATTTTTGAGGTTCCGGCAGAGACAGCGCAGCAGGATGTCCTGGCTTTCCTGCAAAGCCTGCTGGATGAAGATCTCGTCGCCATCAGCGGATCATGA